Proteins from a single region of Gorilla gorilla gorilla isolate KB3781 chromosome 16, NHGRI_mGorGor1-v2.1_pri, whole genome shotgun sequence:
- the LOC101131083 gene encoding peptidyl-prolyl cis-trans isomerase NIMA-interacting 4-like codes for MPPKGKSGSGKAGKGGAASGSDSADKRAQGPKGGGNAVKVRHILWEKHGKIMEAMEKLKSGMRFNEVATQYSEDKARQGGILGWMTRGSMVGPFQEAAFALPISGMDKPVFTDPAVKTKFGYHIIMVEGRK; via the coding sequence ATGCCGCCCAAAGGAAAAAGTGGTTCTGGAAAAGCGGGGAAAGGGGGTGCAGCCTCTGGGAGTGACAGTGCTGACAAGAGGGCTCAAGGTCCCAAAGGTGGTGGCAATGCAGTAAAGGTCAGACACATTCTATGGGAAAAACATGGCAAAATCATGGAAGCCATGGAAAAGTTAAAGTCTGGGATGAGATTCAATGAAGTGGCCACACAATATAGTGAAGATAAAGCCAGGCAAGGGGGCATCTTGGGTTGGATGACCAGAGGGTCCATGGTGGGACCATTTCAAGAAGCAGCATTTGCCTTGCCTATAAGTGGGATGGATAAGCCTGTGTTTACAGACCCAGCGGTTAAGACAAAATTTGGATATCATATTATTATggttgaaggaagaaaataa